Part of the Cognatishimia sp. WU-CL00825 genome, ATCATCTGACGGCGATGCTGGACGAGTGCTATGCCAAAAACGGTGGCATCAGCATCACCTATTTTGAAATCACCACCTGCGCTGCCTTTCTGGCCTTTGCGCGCAGCAAGGCGGATTACACCCTGCTCGAAGTCGGTCTTGGTGGGCGTTTGGACGCCACCAATGTGATCACACCAGCCCTGTCGGTGATCACCCCGGTCTCGATTGATCATGAACAATTTTTGGGCGACACCCTGCCAAAAATCGCCGCTGAAAAAGCCGGTATCATCAAACGCGGCGTGCCTTGTGTGGTTGGCCCTCAACAAGACGACGCGCTACAGGTGATCGAAGACACGGCGCAACGTCTGGGGGCACCGCTTTTGGTCTATGGGCAACACTGGCACGTCAGCACAGAACGCGGCCGCCTGATTTTCCAAGACGACAACGGCCTGCTGGACCTGCCGATGCCCGCGCTCTTGGGCGCGCATCAGGTCATCAATGCCGGGGCTGCGCTGGCAGCATTACGCCATATCGGCGCCGACGAGACCGCCTGCGAAGCCGCGATGACCAACGCCGTCTGGCCTGCGCGCATGCAGCGTCTCAAAACCGGCCCGCTGACCCAATCTGCGCCGGACGCAGAGCTTTGGCTGGATGGCGGCCACAACGCTGCCGCTGGCCAAGCATTGGCGGATCTGCTGGCCACATTGCCCCATGGCCCGACCCATCTGATTTGTGGCATGCTGAACACCAAAGATGTCACTGGCTATCTTGCGCCGCTGCAAACGCAGGCCCAGTCTCTAAGCGCGGTATCGATCCCTGGTGAGGCCAACACCTTGCCCGCCGAAGCCACCGCGTTGGCCGCTAAACAAGTTGGCTTCACCTCTCGGACCTCTGCATCCGTGCAGGCAGCCCTAGATGCTATCGTCGCCGAAAACCCGAACAGCCGCGTGCTGATTTGCGGCTCGCTTTATCTGGCGGGCAATATCCTGCGCGAAAACGGCTGAAGTCTCAGAAAAAAACTTTACGCCTAAGCCTTTGAAACGACTCACTTCTGCGAATCGCTGTGCCATTGATTCGCAGAAAACGAATCATCACCACTTGACCGATTCGCACAGGCCAGCGTATAGTCACTTCAGCAGAACTTTTTTCAATGATGGCAGTAGGATACAAGGTGGCCGAGCAGCGCCTTTAAATCCTAATACAGGCAAAACTATCGACGATCAGGGGGTACTTCGGTACCCCCTGAGACGTTTTAAACCTGCAATTTCTTAAGTGCCTTTGCCCCAAGCGGCGTCCTGCATTTCCCGCAACCGGCTGGCCGTGCGTTCAAACTCAAACGTGCCTTCGCCTTCGACATACAGCATCTCAGGCTGTGCCGCAGCGGAACAAATCAGCTGAACCTTGGCCTCATACAAAGCGTCAATCAGGGTCACAAACCGCTTGGCTTCGTTAAAGTTGTTCCGGCTCAAGCGTGGAATATCTTCCAGCACCAAAACCTTTAACGCTTCGGCAATCGCCAGATAGTCCCCAGGCCCCAGCATCTTGCCGCACAAATCAAAAAACGTTGCGCGCCCAATGCCATTGCGGAACGCCGGAATTTCAACTTCGCGCCCTTTGACCGTCAAGGTCAGCGGCGAGGCAGCCCCACCCGTCAGGTCTGACCAAATCGACCGCATCTGGGCACGGGCCTCGCCCGAGGCCTGTACAAAATAGACCTGTTGCCCAGACAGGCGGTTCTGCCGGTAATCCGTGGGGCTGACCAATTCCCAAACCACCATTTGTTCTTTCAAGATGTCGATGAAAGGCAGAAACAACTGCCGGTTCAGCCCATGTTTATACAAATCATCAGGCACCCGGTTAGAGGTTGTAACAATGGTGACACCCGCAGCAAACAACATCTCAAACAACCGCCCAACGATCATCGCATCGGTGATATCTGAAATCTGCATCTCATCAAAGGCCAGCACCCGCACATCTTCGGCCACCTTTGCCGCCACCGGGGCCAGGGCGTCTTCGACACCGTCCTGACGCGCCGCATGCATGCCCGCGTGAATTTCTTGCATAAAAGCGTGAAAATGCACCCGGCGCACCGGCACATCCAGCGCTTCGGCAAACAGATCCATCAACATGGATTTGCCACGACCCACGCCGCCCCACAAATACAACCCTTTGACTGGCTCGGCCTTGGCCTTGCGAAACCAGCCGGTTTTTACAGGCTCGGCATTCAACCCGTCACGAATACGCTGGAACTCTTCCATCACCGCCTCTTGGGCCGGATCCGCGTTCAACTCTCCGCCAGCGACTTTGGTCGCATATATCTTCTGCATTGTCGTCATAGGCTGTGCATAGCGCGCCGCGCTTAGGCTGAAAACCCGCAGAGATCGCCTATTTTCAATCTGTTGAAATTTGGCCAGTTTGCCATGCCTTGCACCGTATAGTTGCAAATTACGCCTTTTTTGCCTATCTTGAAAAAAAATAGATAAAAACCCGAGGCGGTTACATAATGAGTTTTCTTCTAAAGAAAGCATGGGATGACTTCCTGTGCCCGATGTTGCAACGCCCCAAAAGGTTGCAAGTCGCGGCGCTGTGCTATCGTCGCACTGACAGCGGCAAAGACGTGTTGTTGATCACCAGTCGCGACACCCGGCGCTGGATCATTCCCAAAGGCTGGCCCATCAAAGGCATGGACGCGCCGCAGGCCGCAATGCAGGAAGCCTGGGAAGAGGCTGGCGTCAGCAAGGGGCATGGCAGCACGCAATCCATTGGCAGCTATTGTTATGACAAGCGTATGGCCACCGGCTGGACGGTGCCGGTTGAAACCCTGGTTTTCCCAGTTGACGTGCAGAGCCTCAAAGATGATTTCCCCGAGGCAAACGAACGGGATCGAAAATGGGTGCCCGCCGCCGAGGCCGCCAATCTGGTGCATGAACCCGAACTGCGTGATATTTTGCGCGATCTGTAACG contains:
- a CDS encoding folylpolyglutamate synthase/dihydrofolate synthase family protein, whose product is MTAHTSDAILDRMMALHPKIIDLTLDRMWRLLGALDNPQENIPPAIHIAGTNGKGSTQAMIRTGIEAMGKTAHAYTSPHLARFHERIRLAGDLITEDHLTAMLDECYAKNGGISITYFEITTCAAFLAFARSKADYTLLEVGLGGRLDATNVITPALSVITPVSIDHEQFLGDTLPKIAAEKAGIIKRGVPCVVGPQQDDALQVIEDTAQRLGAPLLVYGQHWHVSTERGRLIFQDDNGLLDLPMPALLGAHQVINAGAALAALRHIGADETACEAAMTNAVWPARMQRLKTGPLTQSAPDAELWLDGGHNAAAGQALADLLATLPHGPTHLICGMLNTKDVTGYLAPLQTQAQSLSAVSIPGEANTLPAEATALAAKQVGFTSRTSASVQAALDAIVAENPNSRVLICGSLYLAGNILRENG
- the zapE gene encoding cell division protein ZapE, whose translation is MTTMQKIYATKVAGGELNADPAQEAVMEEFQRIRDGLNAEPVKTGWFRKAKAEPVKGLYLWGGVGRGKSMLMDLFAEALDVPVRRVHFHAFMQEIHAGMHAARQDGVEDALAPVAAKVAEDVRVLAFDEMQISDITDAMIVGRLFEMLFAAGVTIVTTSNRVPDDLYKHGLNRQLFLPFIDILKEQMVVWELVSPTDYRQNRLSGQQVYFVQASGEARAQMRSIWSDLTGGAASPLTLTVKGREVEIPAFRNGIGRATFFDLCGKMLGPGDYLAIAEALKVLVLEDIPRLSRNNFNEAKRFVTLIDALYEAKVQLICSAAAQPEMLYVEGEGTFEFERTASRLREMQDAAWGKGT
- a CDS encoding NUDIX hydrolase, producing the protein MSFLLKKAWDDFLCPMLQRPKRLQVAALCYRRTDSGKDVLLITSRDTRRWIIPKGWPIKGMDAPQAAMQEAWEEAGVSKGHGSTQSIGSYCYDKRMATGWTVPVETLVFPVDVQSLKDDFPEANERDRKWVPAAEAANLVHEPELRDILRDL